From the genome of Triticum aestivum cultivar Chinese Spring chromosome 3B, IWGSC CS RefSeq v2.1, whole genome shotgun sequence, one region includes:
- the LOC123064978 gene encoding transcription factor MYC2-like encodes MNMEDEPAPYIIPAGDGAAVGMQQSVLAELDFLPSHHTGGCSFPSSSSTSSSFRSASLSCSPENSSAHALATPAAGLQFPEVSSHVPPLVLPCDDDYHQYVLNFHDTAAMEPAVVPASAFSRYARHLGARRRPKPACGQKMFKKSMSVLVKMQTAVRYSHQQHHFQQASAVAELSSVNQLQHMISERKRREKLNDSFQALKTVLPRGSKKDKTSILITAREYVKSLKSKVCDLEEKNKALQAQLAECARAAGRVEEDDAEKVEIQITRAAADREDGTTTSEVCTVKIAARPAHGNTNVVLRTLQCLNDQMGEEDVSLVAMSTSYGDGVNGLTGAFLTMQLKVIHSSYSYSFLYSMLRYFDGNSIRNKIKLYT; translated from the exons ATGAACATGGAGGACGAGCCAGCTCCGTACATCATCCCTGCCGGCGACGGGGCCGCCGTCGGCATGCAGCAGTCCGTCCTAGCCGAACTCGATTTCCTCCCCTCACACCACACCGGTGGCTGCAGCTTTCCctcctcatcctccacctcctcctcgttcCGTTCGGCCTCGCTCTCTTGCAGCCCGGAGAACTCCTCGGCGCACGCCCTCGCGACGCCCGCCGCCGGCCTGCAGTTCCCGGAGGTCTCCTCGCATGTACCGCCGCTGGTGCTCCCATGTGACGATGACTACCACCAGTACGTCCTGAACTTCCACGACACGGCCGCAATGGAGCCTGCCGTGGTGCCGGCAAGCGCGTTCAGCCGCTACGCGCGGCACCTCGGCGcgaggcggaggccgaagccggCATGCGGGCAGAAGATGTTCAAGAAATCCATGTCCGTCCTGGTCAAGATGCAAACGGCGGTGAGGTACAGCCACCAGCAGCACCACTTCCAGCAAGCGTCGGCGGTGGCCGAGCTGTCGTCGGTGAACCAGCTGCAGCACATGATCTCCGAGCGCAAGCGCCGGGAGAAGCTCAACGACAGCTTCCAGGCTCTCAAGACCGTCCTTCCTCGCGGCTCCAAG AAAGACAAGACGTCGATACTGATCACCGCGAGGGAGTACGTGAAGTCCCTCAAGTCCAAGGTCTGCGACctcgaggagaagaacaaggcgcTCCAGGCGCAGCTGGCCGAGTGTGCCCGCGCCGCCGGCCGGGTCGAAGAAGACGACGCCGAGAAGGTCGAAATCCAAATAACCAGAGCGGCGGCGGATCGGGAAGATGGGACGACAACGAGTGAGGTTTGCACGGTGAAGATAGCAGCGAGGCCGGCGCATGGCAACACGAACGTGGTGCTCAGGACGCTGCAGTGCCTCAATGACCAGATGGGGGAAGAGGACGTCAGCCTGGTGGCCATGAGCACCAGCTATGGCGACGGCGTCAACGGCCTCACCGGAGCATTCCTGACGATGCAGCTCAAAGTAATACactcttcttattcttattcttttcTTTACAGTATGCTTAGATATTTTGATGGGAACTCCATTCGAAATAAAATAAAACTGTATACATAA